The following proteins are encoded in a genomic region of Pikeienuella piscinae:
- a CDS encoding 4a-hydroxytetrahydrobiopterin dehydratase, which produces MAKKLTEDERAAAMPALNAASWAHEPERDVLKKTFRFKSFVRAWGWMSAVALEAEKLNHHPEWSNVYGTVEVTLTTHDASGLTELDLKLARKMDALARG; this is translated from the coding sequence ATGGCTAAGAAACTCACCGAAGACGAACGCGCCGCCGCGATGCCGGCGCTCAACGCCGCGTCATGGGCGCACGAGCCGGAGCGGGACGTGCTGAAAAAGACTTTCCGTTTCAAGAGCTTCGTCCGCGCCTGGGGCTGGATGAGCGCGGTCGCGCTCGAGGCGGAAAAACTGAACCACCATCCCGAATGGTCGAACGTCTATGGAACGGTCGAGGTCACACTCACCACCCATGACGCAAGCGGGTTGACCGAGCTCGACCTGAAACTGGCTCGGAAGATGGACGCACTCGCGCGCGGCTAA
- the thrS gene encoding threonine--tRNA ligase has product MADGARNVTITLPDGAERTCATGVTGADIAAAISPSLGKAALACRIDGRLADLSEPIERDAALEVVTAKDKADALGLIRHDCAHIMARAVQELWPDVKVTIGPVIENGWYYDFDRETPFSDEDFAAIEKRMRQIIAARDPVRYEIWDRARAIAHYKANNEPYKVELVEAIPDGEPIRMYWHGDWQDLCRGPHLVHTGQVSADGFKLMKVAGAYWRGDSSNKMLQRIYGVAFASKPELDAYLTMLEEAEKRDHRKIGRELELFHFQEEAPGMVFWHPNGWRVYRALEEYMRRRLDAAGYREIRTPQVVDRKLWEASGHWEAYRENMFITEIDEGSGAGEHANAKRTNALKPMNCPCHVQIYNHGLKSYRDLPLRMAEFGSCHRYESSGSMHGLMRVRGFTQDDAHIFCTGEQIEDETRRFIELLSSVYEDLGFEGFDIKFSTRPEVRIGSDEAWDRVEGALESAIEKLGLDYEVDPGEGAFYGPKLDFKLTDAIGREWQCGTFQVDPNLPARLGAEYVGEDGAKHRPYMLHRAILGSFERFIGILIENYAGKLPLWLAPRQIVVATITSEADDYAEEVAAALVKSGLRAEADTRNEKINYKVREHSVGKVPLILAVGGREVADRTVAVRRLGDKGQNVMALDAAVSAFRDEATPPDLRREGR; this is encoded by the coding sequence ATGGCCGACGGCGCGCGAAACGTGACGATCACTCTTCCCGACGGGGCGGAGCGGACGTGCGCGACCGGCGTCACCGGGGCGGATATCGCGGCGGCAATTTCGCCTTCGCTGGGGAAGGCGGCGCTCGCCTGCCGGATCGACGGCCGGCTTGCCGATCTTTCCGAACCGATCGAGCGCGACGCGGCGCTCGAGGTCGTCACTGCGAAGGACAAGGCGGACGCGCTCGGCCTCATCCGCCATGACTGCGCCCATATCATGGCCCGGGCGGTGCAGGAGCTATGGCCGGATGTGAAAGTCACCATCGGCCCGGTGATCGAGAATGGCTGGTATTATGATTTCGACCGGGAGACGCCGTTCTCGGACGAGGATTTCGCCGCCATCGAGAAACGGATGCGCCAGATCATCGCCGCGCGCGACCCGGTGCGCTACGAGATCTGGGACCGCGCCCGCGCCATCGCCCATTACAAGGCGAACAACGAGCCCTACAAAGTCGAACTGGTAGAGGCGATTCCGGACGGGGAGCCGATCCGGATGTATTGGCATGGGGACTGGCAGGACCTCTGCCGCGGCCCGCATCTTGTCCATACCGGGCAGGTTTCCGCCGATGGCTTCAAGCTGATGAAGGTCGCCGGGGCATATTGGCGCGGCGACAGCAGCAACAAGATGCTTCAGCGCATTTATGGCGTCGCCTTCGCCTCGAAGCCCGAACTCGACGCCTATCTCACCATGCTGGAGGAGGCCGAGAAGCGCGATCACCGGAAGATCGGCCGCGAGCTGGAGCTTTTCCACTTTCAGGAAGAGGCGCCGGGGATGGTGTTCTGGCACCCGAACGGCTGGCGCGTATATCGCGCGCTTGAGGAATACATGCGCCGCCGGCTCGACGCCGCGGGGTATCGCGAGATCCGCACGCCGCAGGTGGTGGACCGCAAGCTATGGGAGGCGTCGGGCCATTGGGAGGCCTATCGCGAGAACATGTTCATCACCGAGATCGACGAAGGCTCGGGCGCGGGTGAACACGCCAACGCGAAACGCACCAACGCGCTGAAACCGATGAACTGCCCCTGCCACGTGCAGATCTATAATCACGGGTTGAAAAGCTACCGCGACCTGCCGCTCCGGATGGCGGAGTTCGGCTCCTGCCATCGCTATGAAAGCTCCGGCTCGATGCATGGGCTGATGCGGGTGCGCGGCTTCACCCAGGACGACGCGCACATCTTCTGCACCGGCGAGCAGATCGAGGATGAAACCAGGCGTTTCATCGAACTACTCTCCTCGGTCTACGAGGACCTCGGCTTCGAGGGGTTCGACATCAAGTTCTCGACCCGGCCCGAGGTGCGGATCGGCAGCGACGAGGCCTGGGATCGGGTCGAGGGCGCGCTGGAAAGCGCGATCGAGAAGCTCGGCCTCGATTACGAGGTCGATCCCGGCGAGGGCGCCTTCTACGGGCCAAAGCTGGACTTCAAGCTGACCGACGCCATCGGCCGCGAATGGCAATGCGGGACGTTCCAGGTGGACCCGAACCTGCCCGCGCGGCTCGGGGCCGAATATGTCGGCGAGGACGGAGCGAAACACCGCCCCTACATGCTGCACCGGGCGATCCTCGGCTCGTTCGAGCGCTTCATCGGCATCCTGATCGAGAACTACGCCGGCAAGCTGCCGCTCTGGCTCGCACCCCGGCAGATCGTCGTGGCGACGATCACTTCCGAGGCGGACGACTACGCCGAAGAAGTCGCGGCGGCGCTGGTGAAGTCCGGGCTCCGGGCGGAGGCCGACACGCGGAACGAGAAGATCAACTACAAGGTCCGCGAACACTCGGTCGGCAAGGTGCCGCTGATCCTCGCCGTCGGCGGGCGGGAGGTCGCCGACCGGACGGTCGCCGTCCGGCGGCTCGGCGACAAGGGCCAGAACGTGATGGCGCTGGACGCCGCCGTGTCTGCGTTCAGGGACGAGGCGACGCCGCCGGATCTGCGGCGCGAGGGTCGCTAG
- a CDS encoding DUF6476 family protein yields MPTPAQPSSSGPNDWTEPPQLRTLRRMVAVLMATLIFGVLTIAATLVIRIMMESPPEREVATIAADEIVLPKGEEITAVGATPNALTVVTRDAAGMERIRVFHPESGAELSDMMVERR; encoded by the coding sequence ATGCCGACGCCCGCGCAGCCTTCCTCATCCGGGCCCAACGACTGGACCGAGCCGCCGCAGCTTCGCACGCTTCGGCGCATGGTCGCCGTCCTGATGGCGACGCTGATCTTCGGCGTCCTAACGATCGCCGCGACGCTTGTCATCCGGATCATGATGGAAAGCCCGCCGGAACGCGAGGTCGCGACGATTGCGGCTGACGAGATCGTTTTGCCGAAGGGCGAGGAGATCACCGCTGTCGGGGCGACGCCGAACGCGCTGACGGTCGTGACGCGCGATGCGGCGGGGATGGAGCGCATCCGGGTCTTTCACCCCGAGAGCGGCGCGGAGCTCTCGGACATGATGGTCGAACGGCGTTGA
- a CDS encoding GNAT family N-acetyltransferase, whose amino-acid sequence MSEEALFSIDVLNGIAAIDPADWDHCACPEAADGGRPIDPFTTHRFLLALEDSGSVSDAAGWYPRHLAARAGDGRLSGVMPLYGKTHSQGEYVFDQNWAHAFEHAGGEYYPKLQGAVPFTPAPGRRLLTPPDAPEGADLALIQGAIRLAETNGLSSLHITFCTEEEWRRGGEFGLLQREDQQFHWQNRGYETFDDFLVDLASRKRKNLRKERAAATANGVTIHRLTGDEIRPEHWDAFWRFYQDTGARKWGRPYLTRAFFDIAQERLRGDIMLILCARDGRWIAGALNFIGRETLFGRYWGCVEDHPFLHFETCYYQAIDAALELGLTRVEAGAQGAHKLARGYMPTPTWSLHHITEPRFRRAVGAYLERERRAVDEEIEFLKRRGPYRKGAEDG is encoded by the coding sequence GTGAGCGAGGAGGCGCTCTTCTCGATCGATGTGCTGAACGGTATCGCCGCCATCGATCCGGCGGACTGGGACCATTGCGCCTGCCCGGAGGCCGCCGATGGCGGCCGACCCATCGACCCGTTCACCACGCATCGCTTCCTGCTGGCGCTGGAGGACAGCGGCTCCGTCTCCGACGCCGCCGGCTGGTATCCGCGTCATCTCGCGGCGCGGGCCGGCGACGGACGGCTTTCCGGCGTCATGCCGCTTTACGGCAAGACCCACAGCCAGGGCGAGTATGTGTTCGACCAGAACTGGGCGCATGCGTTCGAGCACGCCGGCGGCGAATACTACCCCAAATTGCAGGGCGCGGTTCCCTTCACCCCCGCCCCGGGGCGGCGCCTCCTGACCCCTCCGGATGCGCCCGAAGGGGCCGATCTGGCGCTGATCCAGGGCGCGATCCGGCTGGCGGAGACGAATGGGCTCTCCTCGCTTCACATCACCTTTTGCACCGAAGAGGAGTGGCGGCGCGGCGGCGAATTCGGACTGCTGCAACGCGAGGACCAGCAGTTTCACTGGCAGAACCGGGGATATGAGACTTTCGACGATTTCCTCGTCGACCTCGCGAGCCGCAAGCGCAAAAACCTCCGCAAGGAGCGCGCGGCGGCGACAGCGAACGGCGTCACGATCCACCGCCTGACCGGCGACGAAATCCGCCCTGAGCACTGGGACGCTTTCTGGCGCTTCTATCAGGACACCGGCGCGCGCAAATGGGGCCGCCCCTATCTGACCCGCGCTTTTTTCGACATAGCGCAGGAACGACTTCGCGGCGACATCATGCTCATCCTCTGCGCGCGCGACGGGCGCTGGATCGCCGGCGCACTGAATTTCATCGGCCGCGAGACGCTTTTCGGCAGATATTGGGGCTGCGTCGAGGATCACCCCTTCCTGCACTTCGAGACATGTTACTATCAGGCGATCGACGCCGCGCTGGAACTTGGCCTCACCCGGGTCGAGGCCGGCGCGCAGGGCGCGCACAAGTTGGCGCGCGGCTACATGCCAACCCCAACCTGGTCGCTTCACCACATCACCGAGCCGCGCTTTCGACGCGCCGTCGGCGCTTATCTTGAACGCGAACGCCGCGCGGTCGATGAAGAGATCGAATTCCTGAAGCGCCGGGGCCCCTACCGGAAAGGAGCCGAAGATGGCTAA
- a CDS encoding RidA family protein, giving the protein MTGKIDARLKELGVEIPDAPTPAANYVPHVRAGDLVFISGQVSGRPGDLIVGKLGAGMDAEAGAAAARACAISLIAQMKAACGGNLDRVARVVKLTGFVNSAPDFPDHPKVINGCSDLMVEVFGDKGRHARSAVGVANLPFGVAVEVEAIFEID; this is encoded by the coding sequence ATGACCGGCAAGATCGACGCCCGCCTGAAGGAGCTTGGCGTAGAAATTCCCGACGCCCCGACCCCGGCGGCGAATTACGTGCCGCACGTGCGCGCGGGCGATCTGGTCTTCATCTCCGGCCAGGTCTCCGGCCGGCCCGGCGACCTGATCGTCGGCAAACTTGGCGCCGGCATGGACGCCGAGGCGGGCGCTGCGGCGGCGCGCGCCTGCGCGATCAGCCTCATCGCTCAGATGAAGGCCGCCTGCGGCGGCAATCTCGATCGGGTCGCGCGGGTGGTCAAGCTGACCGGTTTCGTCAATTCCGCCCCGGATTTCCCGGATCACCCGAAAGTGATCAACGGCTGCTCCGATCTGATGGTCGAGGTTTTCGGCGACAAGGGACGCCACGCGCGCTCCGCCGTCGGCGTCGCCAATCTCCCTTTCGGCGTCGCGGTCGAGGTCGAAGCGATCTTCGAGATCGACTGA
- a CDS encoding MBL fold metallo-hydrolase: MQPEIEAFFHEDSNTVSYVVSDPETRRAAVIDSVLDYDMAAGRTATSHADRILAHLAGEGLALDWILETHVHADHLSAAPYLRDKAGGRVGIGARITEVQHTFGEIYNAERGFARDGSQFDHLFADGEAFMIGGIECEYLSTPGHTPACGSYRIDENIFVGDTLFMPDFGTARCDFPGGDARTLYRSIRRILDHHPQTTLWICHDYKAPGREEFAWRTTVGAQREANPHVRDGVSEDEFVAMREAKDAKLGAPKLLIPSIQVNMRAGKMPPAEDNGVTYLKTPVNVIGR, translated from the coding sequence ATGCAGCCTGAAATCGAAGCCTTCTTTCACGAAGACAGCAACACCGTCTCTTATGTCGTCTCCGATCCCGAGACGCGGCGCGCGGCCGTGATCGACAGCGTGCTCGACTACGACATGGCGGCCGGACGAACGGCGACGAGCCATGCCGACCGCATCCTCGCCCATCTCGCGGGGGAGGGGCTGGCGCTGGACTGGATACTGGAGACGCATGTCCACGCCGATCACCTCTCGGCCGCGCCCTATCTGCGCGACAAGGCCGGCGGGCGGGTCGGAATCGGCGCGCGGATCACCGAGGTTCAGCACACATTCGGCGAGATCTACAACGCCGAGCGCGGTTTCGCGCGCGACGGCTCGCAGTTCGACCATCTTTTCGCGGATGGCGAAGCCTTCATGATCGGCGGGATCGAGTGCGAATATCTTTCCACCCCCGGCCATACGCCTGCTTGCGGTTCATACCGGATCGACGAGAACATTTTCGTCGGCGATACGCTCTTCATGCCGGATTTCGGCACCGCGCGCTGCGATTTTCCGGGCGGCGACGCGCGCACGCTCTATCGTTCGATTCGCCGCATCCTGGATCATCATCCACAGACGACGCTCTGGATATGTCATGATTACAAGGCGCCGGGGCGCGAGGAATTCGCCTGGCGAACCACGGTCGGCGCGCAGCGCGAAGCGAACCCGCATGTCCGCGACGGCGTCAGCGAGGACGAGTTCGTCGCGATGCGCGAAGCGAAGGATGCGAAGCTGGGCGCGCCGAAGCTGCTGATCCCGTCGATCCAGGTGAACATGCGCGCAGGAAAGATGCCGCCGGCGGAGGATAACGGCGTCACTTATCTCAAGACGCCGGTCAACGTTATCGGTCGCTGA
- a CDS encoding RluA family pseudouridine synthase — MEPETSENPIRLTAPAESAGSRLDRALAELAPEGLSRSRIAALIRAGAVTIDGRTVSDPAMKVKPGGTYLVALPEPEAPEPLPEAIPLSVIHEDAHLIVVDKPAGMVVHPAPGAWTGTLVNALLHHCGDSLSGIGGVRRPGIVHRIDKDTTGLLVVAKTDVAHHGLSTLFARHDIDREYLALTRGVPDRADPRLMGMPGLSIDGPWFRIETLIARHRADRKKMAVAKGGPGARRAVTRFRVERPLEGGALIRCRLETGRTHQIRVHLAHLGHGLIGDQTYGRAGRAGLPPEAAAFPRQALHAARLGFRHPVNGDLLTFCSDPPPDFRHLVVNILGR, encoded by the coding sequence ATGGAACCTGAAACCTCCGAAAACCCGATCCGGCTAACCGCGCCGGCGGAAAGCGCCGGGTCGCGGCTCGACCGTGCGCTCGCCGAACTCGCGCCGGAAGGACTCAGCCGCTCGCGGATCGCCGCGCTGATCCGCGCTGGCGCGGTGACGATCGACGGGCGGACGGTCAGCGACCCTGCGATGAAAGTCAAGCCGGGCGGAACATACCTTGTCGCCCTGCCTGAGCCGGAGGCGCCGGAGCCTCTGCCCGAGGCGATCCCACTCAGCGTCATTCACGAGGACGCGCATCTGATCGTCGTGGACAAGCCCGCCGGCATGGTCGTCCATCCGGCGCCCGGCGCCTGGACCGGTACGCTGGTGAACGCGTTGCTGCATCACTGCGGCGACAGCCTTTCCGGCATTGGCGGCGTGCGACGTCCGGGCATCGTCCACCGGATCGACAAGGACACCACCGGCCTTCTCGTCGTCGCCAAGACCGATGTCGCGCATCACGGGCTTTCGACGCTTTTCGCCAGACATGACATCGACCGCGAGTATCTCGCGCTGACGCGCGGCGTTCCCGACCGCGCCGACCCGCGGCTGATGGGTATGCCCGGACTTTCGATCGATGGGCCCTGGTTCCGTATCGAAACGCTGATCGCTCGACACAGGGCCGACCGCAAGAAGATGGCTGTGGCGAAGGGCGGACCGGGGGCGCGGCGCGCGGTGACGCGATTTCGCGTCGAGCGCCCGCTGGAGGGCGGGGCGTTGATCCGCTGCAGGTTGGAGACCGGGCGCACCCATCAGATCCGCGTTCACCTCGCGCATTTGGGGCACGGGCTGATCGGCGATCAAACCTATGGCCGCGCCGGGCGGGCCGGACTTCCGCCAGAGGCCGCCGCGTTCCCGCGTCAGGCGCTCCACGCGGCGCGGCTCGGCTTTCGCCACCCGGTCAACGGCGATCTGCTGACTTTCTGCTCGGATCCGCCGCCGGATTTCCGCCATCTTGTCGTTAATATACTCGGTAGGTGA
- a CDS encoding glycerophosphodiester phosphodiesterase family protein has protein sequence MSPRPALPAVFLALPLAHRGLHDRAAGVIENSRVAFEAAIRGGYGIELDLQLSADGEAMVFHDDDLDRLTEAEGPVGLRSATELGEIRLGEGDETIPTLTEVLSLVAGRVPLLVEIKDQSRAMASVDGRLERRAAALLSAYDGPAALMSFNPHSVTECRGAAPEIPRGRTTCAFAEGPWGRLPAARRAALARLDDLDALGCSFISHQHDDLRSDAVAKVKASGRPVLAWTIRSREEEEAARAVADNITFEGYAA, from the coding sequence ATGTCGCCCCGCCCCGCTCTTCCGGCCGTCTTTCTGGCCCTGCCGCTGGCGCACCGGGGGCTTCATGACCGCGCGGCTGGCGTGATCGAGAATTCCCGCGTCGCATTCGAGGCGGCGATCCGGGGCGGCTACGGAATCGAACTCGACCTTCAGCTTTCCGCCGATGGCGAGGCGATGGTCTTTCACGATGACGACCTCGACCGCCTTACCGAGGCCGAGGGGCCGGTCGGCCTCCGCAGCGCCACCGAACTTGGCGAAATCCGACTTGGCGAGGGTGACGAGACGATCCCGACGCTGACGGAAGTTCTCTCTCTCGTCGCCGGACGCGTCCCGCTTCTCGTCGAGATCAAGGATCAGAGCCGCGCCATGGCGTCCGTGGACGGGCGGCTGGAGCGGCGGGCGGCGGCGCTGCTCAGCGCCTATGACGGCCCGGCGGCGCTGATGTCGTTCAACCCGCATTCCGTGACCGAATGCCGCGGCGCCGCACCGGAGATTCCGCGCGGCCGCACCACCTGCGCCTTTGCGGAGGGGCCTTGGGGCCGGCTGCCGGCCGCGCGGCGCGCCGCCCTCGCGCGGCTGGACGACCTTGACGCGCTCGGCTGCAGCTTCATTTCGCATCAGCATGACGATCTTCGGTCCGATGCGGTGGCGAAGGTGAAGGCTTCCGGGCGTCCGGTCCTCGCCTGGACGATCCGCAGCCGGGAGGAGGAGGAAGCCGCGCGCGCAGTCGCCGACAACATCACCTTCGAGGGTTACGCCGCGTGA
- the rpoH gene encoding RNA polymerase sigma factor RpoH: protein MSYSSLPAPSPEAGLSRYLTEIRKFPMLEPEEEYMLAKAWVDHEDKDAAHRLVTSHLRLAAKIAMGYRGYGLPTAEVVSEANVGLMQAVKRFDPERGFRLATYAMWWIRASIQEYILRSWSLVKMGTTAGQKKLFFNLRKAKNRIGALEEGDLRPENVETIATQLNVTPEEVVSMNRRMSGGGDASLNAPLGGADGEGTAEWQDWLTDEDADQASEYAEQDELEGRRELLIEAMSSLNERERHILTERRLKDNPVTLETLSGEYDVSRERIRQIEVRAFEKLQRKMRELAAAKGLLRRVN, encoded by the coding sequence ATGAGCTATTCAAGCCTTCCCGCCCCGTCTCCGGAAGCCGGTCTCAGCCGCTATCTGACCGAGATCCGCAAGTTCCCGATGCTGGAGCCGGAAGAAGAGTACATGCTGGCGAAAGCCTGGGTCGATCATGAGGACAAGGACGCGGCGCACCGCCTCGTCACCTCGCATCTCCGCCTCGCGGCGAAGATCGCCATGGGCTATCGCGGCTATGGGCTGCCGACGGCCGAGGTTGTCTCGGAGGCCAATGTCGGGCTGATGCAGGCGGTGAAGCGGTTCGACCCGGAGCGGGGCTTCCGCCTCGCCACCTATGCGATGTGGTGGATCCGCGCTTCGATCCAGGAATACATCCTGCGTTCGTGGAGCCTCGTCAAGATGGGCACCACCGCCGGGCAGAAGAAGCTTTTCTTCAACCTCCGGAAGGCGAAGAACCGGATCGGCGCGCTCGAAGAGGGCGACCTTCGCCCCGAGAATGTCGAAACCATCGCCACCCAGCTGAACGTGACGCCGGAAGAGGTTGTCTCGATGAACCGGCGCATGTCCGGCGGCGGAGACGCTTCGCTCAACGCGCCGCTCGGCGGCGCGGATGGCGAGGGGACGGCGGAATGGCAGGATTGGCTGACGGACGAAGACGCCGACCAGGCCAGTGAATACGCCGAACAGGACGAGCTGGAGGGGCGGCGCGAGTTGCTGATCGAAGCGATGTCGTCGCTCAACGAGCGCGAGCGTCACATCCTGACCGAGCGGCGCCTGAAGGACAATCCGGTGACGCTGGAGACGCTTTCCGGCGAATACGACGTAAGCCGCGAACGCATCCGGCAGATCGAGGTCCGCGCCTTCGAAAAGCTCCAGCGCAAGATGCGGGAGTTGGCGGCGGCGAAAGGGCTTCTGCGGCGGGTGAATTAA
- a CDS encoding aminotransferase — protein sequence MNKPHEPNSWEARAMANVMAGFTDFPTLHERGPMILTHGKGVRLYDTAGRDYLDANSGLWNVVCGWDHEGLIEAMVAQTRRFPAYHAFFGRMADTSVELSEKLIEVSPFATGRVFFTNSGSEANDTMVKMLWMMNRAEGKPERRKIITRINSYHGVTAVSASMTGKPYNEHFGLPLPGFLHADCPHYWRFGEEGESEAEFTARMARNLEELIEREGPETIAGFFAEPVMGAGGVIPPSKGYFEAIQPVLKRHGIPFISDEVICGFGRTGAVWGAETYGIEPDAIIASKALTCGFMPLGAVILGDAFAERMQAAAEKIEEFPHGFTSSGHPVACAVGLKAIEIILEEGLLANVRMISPYFMKRLNALADHPLGGEARGIGLMGALEVVAEKATKTPFDGALSVSERIANACLDQGLICRPLGQAVVLCPPFIMDETLLDEMFDKLETALDKVAEGLKA from the coding sequence ATGAACAAACCCCACGAGCCCAACTCATGGGAAGCGCGCGCTATGGCGAACGTCATGGCGGGCTTCACCGACTTTCCGACGCTGCATGAGCGCGGTCCGATGATCCTGACCCACGGCAAGGGCGTGAGGCTCTATGACACCGCCGGGCGCGATTATCTCGACGCGAATTCCGGGCTCTGGAACGTCGTATGCGGCTGGGACCATGAAGGGCTGATCGAGGCGATGGTGGCGCAGACCCGCCGCTTTCCGGCCTATCACGCCTTTTTCGGCCGGATGGCGGACACTTCTGTGGAGCTTTCGGAAAAGCTCATCGAAGTCTCGCCCTTCGCGACCGGCCGCGTCTTTTTCACCAATTCCGGCTCGGAAGCCAACGACACGATGGTGAAAATGCTCTGGATGATGAACCGCGCCGAGGGCAAGCCGGAGCGGCGGAAGATCATCACGCGGATCAATTCCTATCACGGCGTCACCGCGGTTTCCGCGTCGATGACCGGAAAGCCCTATAATGAGCATTTCGGCCTGCCGCTCCCCGGATTTCTCCATGCCGACTGCCCACACTACTGGCGTTTCGGCGAGGAGGGGGAGAGCGAAGCGGAGTTCACCGCGCGGATGGCCCGGAATCTGGAGGAGCTGATCGAGAGGGAGGGTCCGGAGACCATCGCCGGCTTCTTCGCCGAGCCGGTAATGGGCGCCGGCGGCGTCATCCCACCTTCGAAGGGCTATTTCGAGGCGATCCAACCGGTCCTGAAAAGACACGGCATACCCTTCATTTCCGACGAGGTGATCTGCGGCTTCGGGCGCACGGGCGCGGTCTGGGGCGCGGAGACCTACGGAATCGAGCCGGACGCGATCATCGCCTCCAAGGCTCTGACCTGCGGTTTCATGCCGCTCGGCGCGGTGATCCTCGGCGACGCGTTCGCTGAGCGGATGCAGGCGGCGGCGGAGAAGATCGAGGAGTTTCCACACGGCTTCACCTCCTCCGGCCACCCGGTCGCCTGCGCGGTCGGGTTGAAGGCGATAGAGATCATTCTCGAGGAGGGGTTGCTCGCGAATGTGCGAATGATCAGCCCGTATTTCATGAAGCGCCTCAATGCGCTGGCGGATCATCCGCTCGGCGGCGAAGCGCGCGGGATCGGGCTGATGGGCGCGCTCGAAGTGGTCGCGGAGAAGGCGACGAAGACCCCGTTCGACGGCGCGCTCTCGGTCTCGGAACGCATCGCCAACGCCTGCCTAGATCAGGGGCTGATCTGCCGCCCGCTCGGCCAGGCCGTCGTCCTTTGTCCGCCCTTCATCATGGACGAGACGCTGCTCGACGAAATGTTCGACAAGCTGGAGACGGCGCTCGACAAGGTCGCGGAGGGATTGAAAGCGTAA